One segment of Aquimarina sp. BL5 DNA contains the following:
- a CDS encoding glycoside hydrolase family 3 protein, whose amino-acid sequence MIRKESKKTLKKLFRVNSLIVVSIILQLNIGCVTKKETEYKFKNPKLPISERVSDLIGHMTLSEKVSQMRYDAPAIERLGVPEYNWWNECLHGVARAGEATVFPQAIGMGATWNAPLLFDVGTVISDEARAKHHRFVKENKRGIYQGLTFWTPNINIFRDPRWGRGQETYGEDPYLTGRMGVNFIKGLQGDDPKYLKVVATAKHFAVHSGPEKSRHEDNYHTSDRDLRETYLPAFEAAIKEANVQSVMCAYNRYRDEACCGSNLLLNDILRKEWGFDGYVVSDCWAINDFWEPNKHELVETPAEASALAVSRGTDLNCGDVYDPNLGDAVLKGLVDEDKVDRALSRLMEARFKLGMFDPEEIVSWSKIPYDVVCSEKHYKLSEKTARESMVLLKNEGKLLPLNKDIKSIAVIGPNANAKQALLGNYHGTPLNNITPLKAIKEKLPNTKVYYAKGSHIAKGWPLLQPIPASALRNGDTIGLKGEYFDNKEWKGEPKVTRNDSIIDFIWVSKTPFENAASDSFSVRWTGKIVPEESGSYRIGLRASSAGKLYVNDSLRVDFEDDHEPKMKYLDMRLEAGKSYDIKIKYYNYHTDPQAQLLWSKLDKDLLVPAIEAAKNSEVVVLCLGLSPDIEGEEMPVVLDGFDKGDRSEISLPQSQVTLLKEIQALGKPTVLVLMNGSALAINWADDNVSAILEAWYPGEFGGRAIADVLFGDYNPAGRLPVTFYKSVEDLPDFKSYDMTNRTYKYFKGEPLYEFGHGLSYTTFSYSKLEAPDAIKTDENIPVSVQVTNTGDSKGDEVVQLYLSQDKKEYADGPKHSLIGFKRINLEVGETKKVSFTVTPEQYAVINSAGDKEKISGAVQIYMGGKQPNQNDTTTAKNLTKKITLN is encoded by the coding sequence ATGATAAGGAAAGAATCTAAAAAAACATTAAAAAAACTTTTCAGGGTTAACAGTTTAATTGTCGTTTCAATTATTCTTCAATTGAATATTGGATGTGTAACAAAAAAAGAAACAGAATACAAGTTTAAGAATCCCAAACTACCTATTAGTGAAAGAGTAAGTGATCTAATAGGTCATATGACTCTTTCTGAGAAGGTATCGCAGATGCGGTATGATGCACCGGCGATAGAACGCTTAGGAGTGCCTGAGTATAACTGGTGGAATGAATGCCTACATGGTGTTGCAAGAGCTGGAGAGGCTACTGTATTTCCGCAGGCAATAGGAATGGGTGCCACTTGGAATGCACCATTATTATTTGATGTAGGTACAGTAATTTCTGATGAAGCAAGAGCGAAGCATCATCGTTTTGTAAAGGAAAATAAAAGAGGGATATACCAAGGGCTTACTTTTTGGACTCCTAATATCAATATCTTCAGAGATCCAAGATGGGGAAGAGGTCAGGAAACTTATGGAGAAGACCCATATCTCACCGGAAGAATGGGAGTTAATTTTATAAAAGGATTACAGGGTGATGATCCAAAATACCTTAAAGTGGTTGCTACAGCTAAGCATTTTGCTGTACATAGTGGACCGGAAAAATCAAGACACGAAGACAATTATCATACATCAGATAGAGATCTAAGAGAAACATATCTACCTGCTTTTGAGGCCGCAATTAAAGAAGCAAATGTACAATCTGTAATGTGTGCTTATAATAGATATAGAGATGAAGCTTGTTGTGGGAGTAATTTATTATTAAATGATATACTTCGAAAAGAGTGGGGGTTTGATGGTTATGTGGTTTCGGATTGTTGGGCAATTAACGATTTCTGGGAACCAAATAAGCATGAATTAGTCGAGACCCCTGCTGAGGCTTCAGCTTTGGCAGTAAGTAGAGGTACGGATTTAAATTGTGGAGATGTATACGACCCTAACCTAGGAGATGCTGTTCTTAAAGGATTGGTTGATGAGGATAAAGTAGATCGAGCGTTATCAAGACTTATGGAAGCTCGATTTAAACTTGGTATGTTTGATCCGGAAGAGATCGTATCGTGGTCTAAAATACCGTATGATGTTGTATGTAGTGAGAAGCATTATAAGTTGTCTGAGAAAACAGCCAGAGAATCCATGGTGTTGTTAAAGAATGAGGGAAAACTACTTCCTTTAAATAAAGATATCAAATCTATTGCAGTAATCGGTCCTAATGCAAATGCTAAACAAGCGCTATTGGGAAATTATCATGGAACTCCTTTAAATAACATCACACCTCTAAAAGCGATCAAAGAAAAATTACCTAATACAAAAGTATATTATGCTAAAGGAAGCCATATCGCAAAAGGTTGGCCTTTATTACAACCAATACCGGCTTCTGCATTGCGAAATGGAGATACTATTGGATTAAAAGGAGAATATTTTGACAATAAAGAGTGGAAAGGTGAACCAAAAGTAACCCGAAATGATAGTATAATAGATTTTATATGGGTTTCTAAAACACCATTTGAGAATGCAGCTTCCGATAGTTTTTCTGTTAGATGGACAGGAAAAATTGTTCCAGAAGAAAGCGGCTCATATAGAATAGGATTAAGAGCTAGTAGTGCAGGTAAACTTTATGTAAATGATTCTTTAAGAGTAGATTTTGAAGATGATCACGAGCCAAAAATGAAGTATCTGGACATGAGATTAGAAGCCGGTAAATCATATGACATAAAGATAAAATATTACAATTATCATACAGATCCACAAGCTCAATTACTATGGTCTAAATTAGATAAAGATCTTTTAGTTCCTGCAATAGAAGCTGCTAAAAATTCAGAAGTTGTGGTGCTTTGTTTAGGATTATCTCCTGATATAGAAGGAGAAGAAATGCCAGTTGTTTTAGATGGTTTCGATAAAGGAGATAGATCAGAAATCTCTTTACCGCAATCTCAGGTTACTTTATTAAAAGAAATACAAGCTCTAGGCAAGCCAACAGTGTTAGTATTGATGAATGGAAGTGCACTTGCCATTAATTGGGCAGATGATAATGTTTCTGCTATTCTTGAAGCATGGTATCCAGGAGAATTTGGAGGAAGAGCTATTGCCGACGTCCTTTTTGGAGATTATAATCCAGCAGGTAGATTACCTGTTACCTTTTACAAATCTGTTGAAGATCTTCCTGATTTTAAATCGTATGATATGACGAATCGAACGTATAAATATTTTAAGGGAGAGCCTCTATATGAGTTTGGACACGGATTGTCATATACTACTTTTTCATATTCAAAATTAGAAGCGCCAGATGCTATAAAAACAGATGAAAATATTCCTGTATCAGTGCAAGTTACTAACACTGGAGATAGTAAAGGAGATGAGGTTGTTCAGTTATATCTATCCCAAGATAAAAAAGAATATGCCGATGGGCCTAAACACTCTTTAATCGGGTTTAAAAGAATCAACTTAGAAGTCGGAGAAACAAAAAAAGTAAGCTTTACAGTTACTCCAGAACAATATGCTGTCATTAATTCTGCAGGAGATAAGGAGAAGATATCAGGAGCAGTTCAAATTTATATGGGTGGAAAACAACCCAATCAAAATGATACTACAACAGCAAAGAATTTAACCAAAAAAATCACACTTAACTAA
- a CDS encoding TonB-dependent receptor: protein MIKLKLAIIAFILIGTQHVFSQEDSVSGTVTDQSNMPLPGVTVLVKGTTNGALTDFDGNYELQGLSKGNILVFSYVGMQTIEKIVIESGQINVVMIPEATDLEQVVVIGYGQSRKKDLTSAISTISADVLEKQVVTNIDQGIQGLVSGVTVTRSSGRPGGAVSVRIRGTTSVTGSNEPLYIIDGVNVQNSESDSFNFSRFGGTGGQTAISPLSALNPNDIESITVLKDASAAAIYGAQSSNGVVLITTKRGKAGKAKINYETYGGIQSAPKLLDMMNLREFAAYSNEVRQSPSTNLPPAPQFENPGILGEGTDWQKAIFRAAPIINHQLSISGGKEKTKFYASANYFDQDGIIINSGLRRFGLRLNLDYQYNDRIKFGHNINLSSSLEQIGLNDSRNGTITSALRQTPDVPVRNPDGTFGSPENGLGNTGALNPVAASEIRNSTLERFKVNGNIYLDLKLANNLKFRSDLGYDYNTAKTESFFPTFDFGSLSNGLNSAFKSANEGLYYLFKNYLTYTPQIGNHGLDILLGTEAQKVQFQGLSGQRSDFPSNDIPGLNTGDAETSLSESFEGANSILSYFGRINYNYDSKYLLSASLRYDGSSKFGRRDTRWGLFPSVSGAWVVSDEPFMESISNVWSYFKIRAGYGTSGNQGIGDNLFLSFLRNQNTAFGSGFSLANFNSPDIVWESLISPNLGVELGFIDNAIRLDVDVYRKTSKDFLATRPVPGFLGSLNTLSFIGINAPVENFGEMINDGIDVTLNTKNVTNEKFSWDTNIVFSLYRNEITELSSDNDALIGTLRDEEIVADLTRSVVGQPIGMFYGFVTDDLFRTQEELDNGIIPAESTRNEATGTWIGDVRFKDLNGDGTIDDNDRTFIGNPHPDFTYSITNNFRYGMFDLSVFLQGSYGNDIYNYTRTYIEGVNRFNANQAATVIDRFSASNTDGSLPRYSDGDKNGNNRVSDRFIEDGSYLRIQSVTFGCTLPKDTFGKTKIFDQIRVYTTIQNLYTFTDYSGYDPEVGSLNQSALFKGIDFGRYPVPRTMTLGLNVQF, encoded by the coding sequence ATGATAAAACTTAAACTAGCAATTATTGCATTTATTTTAATTGGAACACAGCATGTTTTTTCGCAAGAAGATAGTGTAAGTGGAACAGTTACGGATCAATCTAATATGCCCTTGCCAGGAGTAACAGTCTTGGTAAAAGGTACTACCAATGGTGCCTTAACTGACTTTGACGGTAACTATGAATTACAGGGACTATCGAAAGGAAATATTTTAGTATTTTCTTATGTTGGAATGCAAACTATAGAAAAAATTGTTATCGAATCCGGACAGATTAATGTCGTTATGATTCCTGAAGCAACGGATTTAGAACAAGTTGTAGTTATTGGATACGGACAGAGTAGAAAAAAAGATCTTACATCGGCTATATCAACAATTAGTGCAGATGTTTTAGAAAAACAAGTCGTTACTAATATCGATCAAGGAATTCAAGGTTTAGTATCTGGTGTTACTGTAACACGAAGCTCCGGGCGACCAGGAGGGGCCGTATCTGTAAGAATACGTGGTACTACATCGGTAACGGGATCTAATGAACCTTTATACATTATAGATGGAGTAAACGTTCAGAATTCAGAAAGTGATTCTTTTAATTTTTCACGTTTCGGAGGAACTGGTGGGCAAACCGCAATAAGTCCTCTTTCTGCATTGAATCCAAATGATATCGAATCGATAACAGTTTTAAAAGACGCTTCTGCTGCAGCGATATATGGAGCACAATCCTCTAATGGTGTGGTTCTCATTACTACAAAAAGAGGTAAAGCAGGTAAAGCTAAGATAAATTATGAGACATATGGAGGGATTCAATCTGCACCAAAATTATTGGATATGATGAATCTTAGAGAATTTGCAGCGTATTCAAATGAGGTTAGACAAAGTCCATCAACTAATTTACCTCCTGCTCCACAGTTTGAAAATCCAGGTATTTTAGGAGAAGGAACGGATTGGCAAAAAGCAATTTTCAGAGCTGCTCCGATAATCAATCATCAATTATCAATTTCGGGAGGAAAAGAAAAAACAAAATTCTACGCCTCAGCAAATTATTTTGATCAAGATGGTATTATAATTAATTCTGGTTTAAGAAGGTTTGGTTTACGATTAAATCTAGATTATCAATATAACGATAGAATTAAATTTGGACACAATATTAATTTAAGTAGCTCATTAGAACAAATAGGATTAAACGATTCTCGTAATGGAACTATTACATCAGCTTTAAGACAAACACCTGATGTACCCGTTAGAAATCCAGATGGTACGTTTGGTTCTCCAGAAAATGGTTTAGGTAATACAGGAGCACTTAACCCAGTAGCTGCTTCAGAAATAAGAAATAGCACGCTGGAACGTTTCAAAGTGAATGGAAATATTTATTTAGATTTAAAATTAGCAAATAATCTTAAGTTTAGATCTGATTTAGGATATGATTACAATACTGCCAAAACAGAAAGCTTTTTCCCAACTTTTGATTTTGGATCACTTTCTAATGGTTTGAATTCGGCTTTTAAAAGCGCGAATGAAGGATTGTATTATCTATTTAAAAACTATTTGACCTATACTCCTCAGATAGGAAATCATGGGTTGGATATTTTATTAGGAACAGAAGCTCAAAAAGTTCAATTTCAAGGATTATCCGGACAACGATCTGATTTTCCCAGTAATGATATTCCTGGTTTAAATACAGGTGATGCAGAAACATCACTATCAGAATCGTTTGAAGGAGCAAATTCAATACTTTCTTATTTCGGTAGGATCAATTATAATTACGATTCAAAATATTTGCTTTCTGCTTCTTTACGATATGACGGTTCTTCAAAGTTTGGAAGGAGAGATACTCGATGGGGTCTGTTCCCATCAGTATCCGGAGCTTGGGTAGTTAGTGATGAACCGTTTATGGAAAGTATATCAAATGTTTGGAGCTATTTTAAAATTCGAGCAGGATATGGTACTAGTGGAAACCAAGGGATTGGTGATAATTTATTCTTGAGTTTCCTTAGAAACCAAAATACTGCTTTTGGGAGTGGGTTTAGCTTAGCCAATTTTAATAGCCCTGATATAGTTTGGGAATCTTTGATTTCACCAAACCTTGGAGTAGAACTTGGATTTATTGACAATGCCATAAGGTTAGATGTGGATGTGTATAGAAAAACATCCAAAGATTTTCTGGCTACCAGACCTGTCCCAGGATTTTTAGGAAGTTTAAACACCTTATCTTTTATAGGGATCAATGCACCCGTAGAAAATTTTGGTGAAATGATCAATGACGGTATTGATGTGACGTTAAACACTAAAAATGTTACTAATGAGAAGTTTAGTTGGGATACTAATATTGTATTCAGTTTATATCGCAATGAAATTACTGAGTTGTCTAGTGATAATGATGCTCTTATAGGAACTTTAAGAGATGAAGAAATTGTTGCTGATTTAACAAGATCAGTAGTAGGCCAGCCAATAGGTATGTTCTATGGATTCGTAACCGATGATTTATTTAGAACCCAAGAGGAATTGGATAATGGTATAATCCCGGCAGAGAGTACTCGTAATGAAGCTACTGGTACTTGGATTGGTGATGTGCGTTTTAAAGACCTTAATGGAGATGGAACCATAGATGATAATGATAGAACTTTTATTGGGAATCCTCATCCGGATTTTACTTATAGTATAACTAACAATTTCCGATATGGAATGTTTGATTTATCTGTCTTCCTTCAAGGATCTTACGGTAATGACATTTACAATTATACTAGAACGTATATTGAAGGTGTAAATCGTTTTAATGCAAATCAAGCAGCAACAGTGATCGATCGATTCAGTGCTTCTAATACTGATGGAAGTTTACCAAGATATTCTGATGGAGATAAGAATGGAAATAATAGAGTGTCTGATAGATTCATAGAAGATGGTTCTTATCTAAGAATTCAAAGTGTTACTTTCGGATGTACCTTACCTAAAGATACATTTGGAAAAACCAAAATTTTTGATCAAATTAGAGTATATACCACTATTCAAAATTTATACACCTTTACGGATTATTCAGGTTATGATCCAGAGGTAGGATCATTAAATCAAAGTGCTCTTTTTAAAGGGATAGACTTTGGTAGATATCCCGTTCCAAGAACAATGACCCTTGGACTAAATGTACAGTTTTAA
- a CDS encoding RagB/SusD family nutrient uptake outer membrane protein: MKSSKKFFKYFIVLTFLTSCGDDFLVNDVVDSITEDNFYQTDDQLLSGANSLYGQSFFTTNDKFMYSLDMLAGNSIGFEGDAPWRLFSIGVNNGTLLEGWEGFYKGIADANQLLKVVAGDLSPEISEEVKNQVEGEARFIRAFSYFYLVRLWGEVPVIDEITSDTSTLYPLNTISSIYAFIENDLQKAAELLPVGTSGSMRIGKTAAWSYLAEMYLTRKDYAKSREYAELVINSGLHSLQPNYQDQFIDPSASVNSEGIYRWVWTSINGLWGIQNTNQAYLIASDDVIGNDGSFGSVAPSIDLYLAFDKITEPDEEDLRRKWIICEPGRTYTELLTTEGGWTFPENGDESSTKLRYRKYVVGSLNEHPNVFFMRTEMSTQLMRYADVLMIYAEAIMGDADSTGDVQALDAFNQIRRRAGLSEKTMLTREALMDERRIEFAFEAGKYWLDLIRMDRSVATSIIRSQDRGTVNTLVPLDVSSFFVDSAGDGDFTLPIPSAELSFIDTTSPAVDYVINN, translated from the coding sequence ATGAAAAGTAGTAAGAAATTTTTTAAGTATTTTATTGTATTGACCTTTCTAACCTCTTGTGGGGATGATTTTTTAGTAAATGATGTCGTAGATTCTATAACAGAAGATAATTTTTACCAAACTGACGATCAATTATTATCAGGAGCAAATTCCTTATATGGGCAATCCTTTTTTACAACGAATGATAAGTTTATGTATTCTTTGGATATGTTGGCAGGTAATTCGATTGGTTTTGAAGGAGATGCTCCTTGGAGATTATTCTCCATAGGAGTTAATAATGGTACGCTCCTAGAAGGATGGGAAGGCTTTTATAAAGGAATTGCAGATGCCAATCAGCTATTAAAAGTAGTAGCAGGAGATTTGAGCCCTGAGATTTCTGAAGAAGTTAAAAATCAGGTAGAAGGTGAAGCACGATTTATCCGCGCTTTTTCTTATTTCTATTTGGTACGATTATGGGGAGAAGTTCCAGTTATTGATGAAATAACTTCGGATACTTCTACTTTATATCCTCTCAATACGATTTCTAGTATTTATGCTTTTATAGAAAATGATTTACAAAAGGCTGCAGAGCTATTGCCAGTAGGGACTTCTGGTAGTATGAGAATTGGTAAAACAGCGGCTTGGTCGTATCTGGCAGAGATGTATTTAACTCGTAAAGATTATGCGAAATCCAGAGAGTATGCAGAATTGGTTATCAATAGCGGATTACACAGTTTACAGCCTAATTATCAAGATCAATTTATAGATCCATCAGCTAGTGTAAATAGTGAAGGTATTTACAGATGGGTTTGGACTTCCATTAATGGATTATGGGGTATACAGAATACTAACCAAGCCTATCTTATTGCGAGTGATGATGTCATTGGTAATGACGGTTCTTTCGGATCCGTGGCACCAAGTATTGATCTGTATCTTGCCTTTGATAAGATAACAGAACCGGATGAAGAAGATTTACGAAGAAAATGGATTATTTGCGAACCAGGAAGAACGTACACTGAATTACTAACTACTGAGGGAGGGTGGACATTTCCTGAAAATGGTGATGAATCTTCGACAAAGTTACGATATAGAAAATATGTGGTAGGATCCTTAAATGAGCATCCAAATGTGTTTTTTATGAGAACAGAAATGAGTACACAACTAATGCGATACGCAGATGTACTAATGATCTATGCAGAAGCTATTATGGGTGATGCAGATTCTACAGGAGATGTTCAGGCACTGGATGCATTTAATCAAATTAGAAGAAGAGCAGGACTCTCAGAAAAAACAATGTTAACTAGAGAAGCGCTGATGGATGAAAGAAGAATTGAATTTGCTTTTGAAGCAGGTAAGTATTGGCTTGATTTGATAAGAATGGACAGAAGCGTGGCAACGTCTATTATAAGAAGTCAAGATAGAGGAACAGTAAATACTTTGGTTCCGTTGGATGTTTCATCATTTTTTGTAGATAGTGCAGGTGATGGTGACTTTACATTACCAATTCCATCAGCAGAGTTATCGTTTATAGATACGACAAGTCCAGCAGTAGATTATGTAATTAATAATTAA
- a CDS encoding endo-1,4-beta-xylanase, giving the protein MKLGKISNSAFYVMVCLTILSFMSCSSDDDNNSLSGAVAPVAQEASDIALTSFRANWNNVFRASEYALDVSTNSGFSSFVEGFDNLSINQLSQSVTGLNSNTTYYYRVRAVVGGVISGNSNTISVETNTEFPDDVTLKSATENNFFVGVAVSEARTNISSYDEIYTREFSSITAENDMKMASIFTGIDNTGAIIYDWSKVDALVDYAETNNLNVHGHTLIWHRSLPQALENFSGTDQEFEDLIEQYITAVLTRYQGRINSWDVVNEAIDDDPNIQWRDTVFLQRMGEDYVEKCFAFARAADPNVKLFYNDYNMTFDGTKRGKVLVMVDDLLVNDLIDGVGYQMHIDYNFPSREQIQEATDEIVAKDVLVHFAELDVKVNAANDLTELTEERSQAQRQRVREVVEIFNAIPQNKKYAITVWGLKDDDTWLIPENNGRPEWPLLFDASFNKKDAYQGFLEGL; this is encoded by the coding sequence ATGAAATTAGGAAAAATAAGTAATTCGGCATTTTATGTCATGGTATGTCTTACCATACTGTCATTTATGTCATGCTCAAGTGATGATGACAATAACAGTTTGTCGGGAGCAGTAGCTCCAGTAGCTCAAGAAGCAAGTGATATTGCTTTAACAAGTTTTAGGGCGAATTGGAATAATGTATTTAGAGCGAGTGAATATGCGTTAGATGTTTCTACTAATAGTGGTTTTAGTTCTTTTGTAGAAGGTTTTGATAATCTGTCTATAAATCAACTGTCTCAATCGGTTACTGGATTAAACTCTAATACTACATATTATTATAGAGTGAGAGCGGTTGTCGGTGGTGTTATCTCAGGAAATTCAAATACGATTTCAGTAGAGACAAATACAGAATTCCCTGATGATGTTACGCTAAAAAGTGCCACAGAAAATAACTTTTTTGTTGGTGTAGCTGTTTCTGAAGCTAGAACTAATATATCCTCTTATGATGAAATATATACAAGAGAGTTTAGTAGCATTACTGCAGAAAATGATATGAAAATGGCTTCTATATTTACAGGTATTGATAATACAGGTGCAATTATATATGATTGGAGTAAAGTAGATGCATTAGTTGATTATGCAGAAACAAATAATCTAAATGTACATGGGCATACACTGATCTGGCATAGAAGTTTACCACAAGCATTAGAGAATTTTAGCGGTACAGATCAAGAGTTTGAAGACTTAATAGAACAATATATAACAGCTGTATTGACTAGATATCAAGGCAGAATTAATTCTTGGGATGTCGTTAATGAAGCCATTGATGATGATCCAAATATTCAATGGAGAGATACCGTTTTCTTACAGAGAATGGGTGAAGATTATGTCGAAAAATGTTTTGCTTTTGCCAGAGCCGCTGATCCTAATGTGAAGTTGTTTTATAATGATTATAACATGACCTTTGATGGTACAAAAAGAGGAAAAGTACTGGTAATGGTAGATGACCTGTTAGTAAATGATCTTATTGATGGTGTTGGTTATCAGATGCATATAGATTATAATTTCCCTAGTAGAGAGCAGATACAAGAAGCTACAGATGAAATAGTAGCAAAGGATGTATTAGTGCATTTTGCAGAACTAGATGTAAAGGTTAATGCTGCAAATGATTTAACCGAACTTACTGAAGAAAGATCTCAGGCACAAAGACAAAGAGTACGAGAAGTAGTTGAGATTTTTAATGCAATTCCGCAGAACAAAAAATACGCAATAACAGTTTGGGGATTAAAAGATGATGATACTTGGTTAATTCCCGAAAATAATGGTAGACCAGAGTGGCCTCTATTGTTTGATGCTTCTTTTAATAAAAAAGACGCATATCAAGGATTTTTAGAAGGATTATAA